The Phragmitibacter flavus genome contains a region encoding:
- a CDS encoding aminotransferase class I/II-fold pyridoxal phosphate-dependent enzyme yields MSADHLDWVEGGVAAQLGDLDAAGLRRRLRLLQRDSVGLVTLDGGTVVNFSSNDYLGLAVSDQLKQAMVEAVSRHGVGSGASRLVCGNMECHEALEAALAEFKGTEAALSFSTGHAVAVGVLPALCGAGDTIVLDKLSHASLIDGARLSGATLRIFPHNNLEKLERMLVAIRAKNAKGRILVVTESVFSMDGDAAPLAALVELKDRHGAWLLVDEAHAFGILGPQGRGLVAGLRLEKRVELQMGTLSKAAGVSGGYVAASREVIDLLINRARSLIYSTAPPPAVAATAAAAVAMIGGGEGDRRRERLWANRAHLLSLLPELDADLVMAAIVPVMIGGEREAVAAAEQLMEAGFFAPAIRYPTVARSQARLRVTLSALHELVEIEGLVGCLRRHMV; encoded by the coding sequence ATGAGTGCTGATCATTTGGATTGGGTTGAGGGAGGAGTTGCTGCGCAGTTGGGCGATCTTGATGCGGCAGGACTGCGGCGCCGCTTGCGATTGTTGCAGCGTGATTCAGTGGGCCTGGTGACACTGGACGGGGGAACAGTGGTCAATTTCTCCTCCAACGATTACCTCGGTCTTGCGGTGTCGGATCAGTTGAAACAGGCGATGGTCGAGGCGGTGTCGAGGCATGGCGTGGGGTCGGGTGCTTCGCGATTGGTGTGTGGCAACATGGAGTGCCACGAGGCATTGGAAGCGGCTTTGGCCGAGTTCAAGGGGACGGAGGCGGCGTTGTCGTTCAGCACGGGGCATGCGGTGGCGGTGGGAGTTCTGCCGGCTTTGTGTGGAGCGGGGGATACGATCGTTCTCGACAAATTGAGTCACGCTTCATTGATTGATGGGGCTCGTTTGAGCGGGGCGACATTGCGGATTTTTCCCCACAACAACCTGGAGAAACTTGAGCGCATGCTGGTGGCGATCCGTGCGAAGAATGCCAAGGGGCGGATTTTGGTGGTGACGGAATCGGTGTTCAGCATGGATGGAGATGCGGCACCTCTGGCGGCGCTGGTGGAGTTGAAAGACCGGCATGGGGCGTGGCTGCTGGTGGACGAGGCACATGCTTTTGGGATTTTGGGTCCGCAAGGACGTGGATTGGTGGCCGGACTTCGATTGGAAAAACGGGTGGAATTGCAGATGGGAACGTTGAGCAAGGCGGCGGGAGTGAGTGGCGGATATGTGGCGGCTTCGCGTGAGGTGATTGATTTACTGATCAATCGGGCACGCAGTTTGATCTACAGCACAGCGCCTCCTCCAGCGGTCGCGGCGACGGCAGCGGCGGCAGTGGCGATGATTGGAGGCGGTGAGGGAGATCGGCGGCGTGAACGACTGTGGGCGAATCGCGCGCATCTGCTGAGCTTGTTGCCAGAGTTGGATGCGGATTTGGTGATGGCAGCGATTGTGCCGGTGATGATTGGCGGGGAACGGGAGGCCGTGGCTGCGGCAGAGCAACTGATGGAGGCAGGATTTTTCGCTCCTGCAATTCGTTACCCGACGGTGGCGCGGAGTCAGGCAAGGTTGCGGGTGACGTTAAGTGCCTTGCATGAACTGGTCGAGATTGAAGGTCTTGTCGGATGCCTTCGACGGCACATGGTATAG
- a CDS encoding glycosyltransferase family 4 protein encodes MPKYHLAYVFERFPTFTQTFCVREVLELVRLGLRPIIFSIHDTRAESVQHFPKELFDQVHFLPPEDQLVKEVLKLKKQNRLPQSVVLTLRHWNDRSDKLRVYEAAWIGHRMRQLRARVHHAHSHFAGVGARTCWWLRKFHGLSYSFTAHANDIFCNPGDVHPKPETLARDASLIVTVSDYTARDLHHRFPAASARVRRVYNGLDLGPFQRAKEKQKASKNPQQAGGILSVGRLIEKKGYDDLIAACALMRDRGLNFHCRIVGEGPLEAELRFQIADLNLNHLVSLTGPLPMNEIIRLLAEETQIFALACKTEKDGGKDNLPTVLMEAMAAELPCVSTHVAGVPEMVINGETGLLCEERQPEALAGLLAGLLSDPARCEQMGKAGLAHARQHFSKEITAQALMKAFARHTSMRFDLGLALRRGLWSDFRQRQKGPHLYHVPSKASDKTFNLDQFMQGT; translated from the coding sequence ATGCCGAAATACCACCTCGCCTACGTCTTCGAACGCTTCCCAACGTTCACCCAAACGTTTTGCGTTCGCGAGGTGCTTGAACTGGTGCGTCTCGGCCTGCGTCCCATCATCTTTTCCATTCACGATACCCGCGCCGAATCGGTCCAGCATTTCCCAAAGGAACTCTTCGACCAGGTTCACTTTCTGCCGCCGGAAGATCAATTGGTCAAAGAAGTCCTCAAGCTCAAAAAACAAAACCGGCTTCCTCAAAGCGTCGTGCTCACCCTCCGACACTGGAACGACCGCTCCGACAAACTGCGCGTTTATGAAGCCGCCTGGATCGGCCATCGCATGCGCCAGTTGCGTGCCCGTGTCCACCACGCCCACTCCCACTTCGCTGGCGTGGGAGCCCGCACCTGCTGGTGGTTGCGCAAATTTCACGGCCTCAGCTACAGCTTCACCGCCCATGCCAACGACATCTTCTGCAACCCCGGTGACGTGCATCCAAAACCCGAAACGCTCGCGCGCGATGCCAGCCTGATCGTCACCGTCAGCGACTACACTGCGCGCGATCTTCACCACCGGTTTCCCGCCGCCTCCGCAAGGGTCCGGCGCGTTTACAACGGACTCGATCTCGGCCCATTCCAACGCGCCAAAGAAAAACAAAAGGCTTCCAAGAATCCACAGCAAGCTGGCGGCATTCTCAGCGTCGGAAGATTGATCGAGAAGAAAGGCTACGATGACCTCATCGCCGCCTGTGCCCTGATGCGCGATCGCGGCTTGAATTTCCATTGCCGCATCGTCGGCGAAGGACCACTCGAAGCCGAACTGAGATTCCAGATTGCCGACCTCAACCTGAACCATCTCGTCTCCCTCACCGGCCCCCTGCCGATGAACGAAATCATTCGTCTGCTCGCCGAGGAAACCCAAATCTTCGCCCTTGCCTGCAAAACCGAAAAAGACGGCGGCAAGGACAATCTCCCGACCGTGTTGATGGAGGCCATGGCCGCCGAACTTCCCTGCGTCTCCACCCATGTCGCTGGCGTTCCTGAGATGGTCATCAATGGAGAGACTGGTTTGCTTTGTGAAGAACGCCAGCCCGAAGCGCTTGCCGGACTTCTCGCCGGACTGCTCTCCGATCCCGCCCGCTGCGAACAAATGGGAAAAGCAGGACTCGCGCATGCACGACAACACTTCTCCAAGGAAATCACCGCACAGGCATTGATGAAAGCCTTCGCCCGTCACACCAGCATGCGATTCGATCTCGGCCTGGCGTTGCGTCGCGGATTGTGGAGCGACTTCCGGCAGCGCCAAAAAGGGCCGCATCTATACCATGTGCCGTCGAAGGCATCCGACAAGACCTTCAATCTCGACCAGTTCATGCAAGGCACTTAA
- a CDS encoding SET domain-containing protein, translating to MAFVELLMAAKNHEILYQIRNSRIHGRGLYASRDIPKDTWIVQYLGEKVDKEESDRRANALLEKAKSTGGAKVYIFILNDKWDIDGDVEYNDARLMNHCCDPNVEAQTWQDKEIWFVSLKDIKKGEELFFNYGFDLESWEDHPCRCGAERCAGYIAGEEYWPALRRKLSAKKAWATRRKSAGKKKRVS from the coding sequence ATGGCGTTTGTCGAACTGCTTATGGCTGCAAAAAATCACGAAATTCTCTATCAGATTCGAAATTCCCGCATTCATGGTCGGGGTCTTTATGCCAGTCGCGACATTCCTAAAGACACGTGGATTGTTCAGTATCTTGGGGAGAAAGTGGACAAGGAGGAGAGTGACCGCCGTGCCAATGCGCTGCTGGAAAAGGCGAAGTCAACCGGGGGTGCGAAGGTTTACATCTTCATCCTGAACGATAAATGGGACATTGATGGGGATGTCGAATACAACGATGCGCGGTTGATGAACCATTGTTGTGATCCCAACGTGGAGGCGCAGACCTGGCAGGACAAGGAGATCTGGTTTGTTTCGCTGAAAGACATCAAGAAAGGGGAGGAGTTGTTTTTCAACTATGGATTTGATCTCGAGAGTTGGGAGGATCATCCCTGCCGTTGTGGTGCGGAACGTTGTGCGGGTTACATCGCGGGTGAGGAATACTGGCCAGCTCTACGCCGCAAGCTCAGTGCGAAAAAGGCATGGGCGACTCGCCGGAAGAGTGCCGGGAAGAAGAAGCGCGTTTCTTAG
- a CDS encoding NPCBM/NEW2 domain-containing protein, translated as MHPFIAALLLTLTIPGLSHALDPASDIATQVPKAAATLTAFHGPLPGDLERKLHIIYWTPSDREPQPQWRERLSRVLETTADFYDKELRRQGFPVRRLPLDHQPDGLLSIHLVKGTHPYAHYSGESGNEIRKECLPVLRQAGIIKSLDGRDETLVIFCNMSVWDPVKRTMRQNSPYYAGGNAKGGTAWQVDSALLDPDLLADKANHLQDGQYGRISLGKYNSIFVGGVVHEIGHALGLPHNRERSDEAAAFGTALMGSGNRTFGEEKRDESKGSFLTLAHGMRLASHPFFTGSNKALTDPIVANLSVTQISINGKIITVSGQITSAIPTYAIVGYTDPKGGGDYDATTQTTIPNADGSFEITFTDPPIAKPGVINLVACHVNGMTTSLRGLGYQPTPDGQIDVSNAQIQLHLESLAARFAVAGGVNPLDSISNSNDPILVKTHAIAQRIWSSSPPPETTPANIPEDIRTLSLCDTKPEKMEVGYGKPSTDKLPSPQPWLSSSGQIFERGYYAHAPARHQFQLGKAWKQLLITPGVATGQYGKVIFLIKGDGRELFKSKLTSADSPLQSIKVDLTNIDTLELMVEDGGDGKNGDWGLWLDPKLSR; from the coding sequence ATGCACCCTTTCATTGCTGCCCTGCTCCTCACGCTGACAATCCCCGGCCTCAGTCACGCACTCGATCCCGCCTCCGACATCGCGACCCAGGTCCCCAAAGCCGCCGCCACGCTCACCGCCTTCCACGGTCCCCTTCCCGGCGACCTCGAACGCAAACTCCATATCATCTACTGGACCCCGTCCGACCGCGAACCCCAGCCCCAATGGCGCGAACGCCTTTCCCGCGTCCTCGAAACCACTGCCGATTTCTACGACAAGGAACTCCGCCGCCAGGGTTTCCCCGTTCGCCGGCTCCCCCTCGATCATCAACCGGACGGCCTGCTCAGCATCCACCTCGTCAAAGGCACCCATCCCTACGCCCATTACTCCGGCGAAAGCGGCAATGAAATCCGCAAGGAATGCCTCCCCGTCCTGCGTCAGGCCGGCATCATCAAGTCCCTCGACGGACGCGACGAAACCCTCGTCATCTTCTGCAACATGTCAGTCTGGGACCCCGTCAAACGCACCATGCGCCAGAACAGTCCCTACTACGCCGGAGGCAATGCCAAAGGCGGCACCGCGTGGCAGGTCGACTCCGCCCTGCTCGATCCCGACCTGCTCGCCGACAAGGCCAACCATCTCCAGGACGGACAATACGGCCGCATCTCGTTGGGCAAATACAATTCCATCTTCGTCGGTGGCGTCGTCCATGAAATCGGCCATGCCCTCGGCCTTCCTCACAATCGGGAACGCTCCGACGAAGCCGCCGCCTTCGGCACCGCCCTTATGGGCAGCGGCAACCGCACCTTTGGCGAAGAAAAACGCGACGAAAGCAAAGGCTCCTTCCTCACTCTCGCCCACGGCATGCGACTCGCCAGCCACCCCTTCTTCACCGGATCAAACAAAGCTCTCACCGATCCCATCGTCGCCAATCTTTCCGTCACGCAAATCAGCATCAATGGCAAAATCATCACCGTCAGCGGCCAAATCACTTCGGCCATTCCCACCTACGCCATCGTCGGCTACACCGACCCCAAAGGCGGCGGCGACTACGATGCCACCACCCAGACCACCATTCCCAATGCCGACGGTTCATTTGAAATCACGTTCACCGATCCTCCCATCGCCAAACCCGGCGTCATCAACCTCGTCGCCTGTCATGTCAATGGAATGACCACCTCCCTGCGTGGTCTCGGTTATCAACCAACCCCGGACGGCCAGATCGACGTCTCCAACGCCCAAATACAACTGCATCTGGAATCTCTGGCTGCCAGGTTTGCTGTTGCCGGTGGAGTCAATCCCTTGGACTCAATTTCCAACAGCAATGACCCGATCCTCGTCAAAACGCACGCCATCGCCCAGCGCATCTGGAGTTCATCACCTCCACCCGAAACCACCCCCGCCAACATCCCCGAAGACATCCGCACCCTCAGTCTCTGCGACACCAAACCCGAAAAGATGGAAGTCGGCTATGGCAAACCCTCCACCGACAAACTCCCTTCCCCTCAACCCTGGCTCTCCTCCTCCGGCCAGATCTTCGAACGCGGCTATTATGCCCATGCCCCGGCCCGTCATCAATTCCAGCTCGGCAAAGCTTGGAAACAACTCCTGATCACGCCAGGCGTTGCCACCGGTCAATACGGCAAGGTCATCTTCCTCATCAAAGGCGACGGTCGTGAACTCTTCAAATCCAAGCTAACCTCAGCCGACTCCCCCCTCCAATCCATCAAGGTGGACCTCACCAACATCGACACCCTCGAACTCATGGTCGAGGACGGAGGCGATGGCAAAAATGGCGACTGGGGCCTCTGGCTCGATCCAAAGCTTTCCCGCTAA
- a CDS encoding SixA phosphatase family protein, with amino-acid sequence MKYLTLVRHAKSSWDNPGQLDHDRTLNERGERNAPEMARFLAKTYFGLESSPAILPAPDHLIASSATRTQQTAELMQAEMNLPPEIILTEPRAYLAEANSLLQIVQSFDNSWQSIMLFAHNNGISDFANQLLQRNSIGDMPTCAVAILELPVIRWDAVAWKQARLIGYITPKLIVKRFPSSELPAPFDLE; translated from the coding sequence ATGAAATACCTTACCCTCGTCCGCCACGCCAAATCCAGTTGGGACAATCCCGGTCAACTCGATCACGACCGCACCCTCAACGAACGTGGCGAACGCAACGCCCCTGAGATGGCCCGCTTCCTCGCCAAAACCTACTTCGGCCTCGAATCCAGTCCCGCCATCCTCCCCGCGCCGGACCACCTCATCGCCAGCAGCGCGACGCGCACCCAGCAAACGGCCGAACTCATGCAGGCCGAAATGAACCTCCCCCCCGAAATCATCCTCACCGAACCTCGTGCCTACCTGGCCGAAGCCAACAGCCTCCTGCAAATCGTCCAGTCCTTTGACAACAGCTGGCAAAGCATCATGCTCTTCGCCCACAACAACGGCATCAGCGACTTCGCCAACCAACTCCTGCAGCGCAACAGCATCGGCGACATGCCCACCTGTGCCGTCGCCATCCTCGAACTTCCCGTCATCCGCTGGGATGCCGTCGCGTGGAAACAAGCGCGCCTCATCGGCTACATCACCCCCAAACTCATCGTCAAACGCTTCCCTTCCAGCGAGTTGCCCGCTCCCTTTGATCTCGAATAG
- a CDS encoding nucleoside deaminase has translation MSGSVDFEAMLAVAIEEAREGISEGGIPIGAALFDMEGKVLGRGHNRRVQEGDPSVHGETDAFRKAGRQRSYRDKIMVTTLAPCWYCSGLVRQFNIGTVVVGESVTFQGGIEWLRGLGVKVVDLNSKECITMLTEFIESYPAVWNEDIGEE, from the coding sequence ATGAGTGGAAGCGTTGATTTTGAGGCAATGTTGGCGGTGGCGATTGAGGAGGCCCGGGAGGGGATTTCCGAGGGGGGGATTCCGATTGGTGCGGCGTTGTTTGATATGGAGGGGAAGGTTTTGGGGAGGGGGCACAATCGCCGGGTGCAGGAGGGCGATCCATCCGTGCATGGGGAGACGGATGCGTTTCGCAAGGCGGGCCGGCAGCGGAGTTACCGGGACAAGATCATGGTAACGACTTTGGCACCGTGCTGGTATTGCAGTGGATTGGTGAGGCAGTTCAACATCGGCACGGTGGTGGTGGGGGAGTCGGTGACTTTTCAGGGGGGGATCGAATGGCTTCGTGGCTTGGGGGTAAAGGTGGTGGATCTGAATTCAAAGGAGTGCATCACGATGCTGACCGAGTTCATTGAATCGTATCCTGCGGTTTGGAATGAGGATATTGGCGAAGAGTGA
- the galE gene encoding UDP-glucose 4-epimerase GalE, producing the protein MQEVTESTKGPILVTGGAGYIGSHTVKHLLAQGEQLVVLDNLSMGHAEAVPEGVTLVEGELMDAVLVDWLFTEYKPEAVLHFAASAFVGESVDEPLKYYKNNVVAPLTLLDAMKKHGTLRIVFSSTCATYGNPQFVPMDESHPQVPVNPYGASKLMLERVIQDCEVAWGVKSVFLRYFNASGCDFEGMIGEDHEPESHLIPRILMALRGEIESMTIFGTDYPTADGTCIRDYIHVNDLASAHALALNYLRGGGESTAVNLGTGRGFSVKEIIATAESVTGLKVPVTFGPRRAGDPPELVANPAKAKSVLGWEAQIKDPRQHVESAWKWMTGPKGGRYSK; encoded by the coding sequence ATGCAAGAAGTGACTGAATCAACAAAGGGACCGATCCTGGTGACGGGCGGTGCGGGGTATATTGGGTCGCACACAGTGAAACATCTGCTGGCCCAGGGGGAGCAGTTGGTGGTATTGGACAATCTTTCGATGGGGCACGCGGAGGCGGTGCCGGAAGGCGTGACGCTGGTGGAGGGCGAGCTGATGGATGCCGTGCTCGTCGACTGGCTGTTCACGGAATATAAACCGGAGGCGGTTTTGCACTTTGCGGCTTCGGCGTTTGTGGGCGAGTCAGTCGACGAACCTCTGAAGTATTATAAAAACAACGTGGTGGCACCGCTGACCTTGCTGGATGCGATGAAGAAGCATGGGACGTTGCGGATCGTTTTTTCGTCGACATGTGCGACTTATGGGAATCCGCAATTCGTGCCGATGGATGAGTCGCACCCGCAGGTGCCGGTGAATCCTTATGGAGCCAGCAAGCTGATGTTGGAGCGGGTGATTCAGGACTGTGAAGTTGCCTGGGGCGTGAAGTCGGTGTTTTTGCGCTATTTCAACGCGAGTGGATGTGATTTTGAGGGGATGATCGGGGAGGATCACGAGCCCGAGTCGCATTTGATTCCGCGAATTTTGATGGCGTTGAGAGGGGAGATTGAGTCGATGACCATTTTTGGGACGGATTATCCGACGGCGGACGGGACGTGCATTCGGGATTACATCCATGTCAATGATCTGGCTTCGGCGCATGCGCTGGCGTTGAATTACCTGCGTGGTGGTGGCGAGTCGACCGCAGTGAATCTGGGGACGGGTCGCGGGTTTAGTGTGAAGGAGATCATTGCGACGGCGGAGTCGGTGACAGGTTTGAAGGTGCCGGTGACTTTTGGCCCGCGTCGTGCGGGTGATCCTCCGGAGTTGGTGGCGAATCCGGCGAAGGCGAAGTCAGTGCTGGGCTGGGAGGCGCAGATCAAAGATCCGAGGCAGCATGTGGAGTCGGCCTGGAAGTGGATGACGGGTCCGAAAGGCGGGCGCTATAGCAAGTGA
- a CDS encoding M50 family metallopeptidase has translation MSATQRTQRERARKRLEEQRRIAELRQRSQGRDALLAKLPKVDRDRDRDHNPDSGRKRKFLLGLLMLPLCLLALLTFLDLLFTETVKGEFWKSEGFWFFGSGCVCWLCMGWLRREPGLMYVFAHEMTHAIAVRLSGGRVHDMHVGPDGGFVDTDKTNTLITLSPYLVPFYTGVVFAIFGLLSLLMDMDREWILPWFGEGLRLKGVWVFYFMVGLTWCFHLTFTMQVLQTEQSDLLHNGEFFSMMLIIFINIVILVVLFIAASPKVGWSDVYEDLRGLFGWMWRMVF, from the coding sequence ATGAGCGCGACCCAACGCACGCAGCGCGAACGGGCCAGGAAGCGGCTTGAAGAGCAACGCCGAATTGCGGAGTTGCGCCAGCGGTCGCAAGGGCGTGATGCATTGCTGGCGAAGTTGCCGAAGGTTGACCGCGATCGAGATCGCGATCACAATCCGGACAGCGGACGCAAGCGCAAGTTTTTGCTGGGATTGCTGATGCTGCCGCTGTGTTTGCTGGCGTTGCTGACGTTTTTGGATTTGTTGTTTACGGAGACGGTGAAGGGGGAGTTTTGGAAGTCGGAAGGATTTTGGTTTTTTGGCAGCGGCTGTGTTTGCTGGCTTTGCATGGGCTGGTTGCGGCGTGAACCGGGGTTGATGTATGTGTTTGCCCATGAGATGACGCATGCGATAGCGGTGCGGTTGAGCGGGGGTCGGGTGCATGACATGCATGTGGGTCCGGATGGGGGGTTTGTGGACACGGACAAGACGAATACTTTGATCACCTTGTCGCCGTATCTGGTGCCGTTTTACACGGGGGTGGTTTTTGCGATTTTTGGACTGCTGTCGTTGTTGATGGACATGGATCGCGAATGGATTTTGCCATGGTTTGGCGAAGGGTTGCGGTTGAAGGGGGTGTGGGTGTTTTATTTTATGGTGGGGCTGACGTGGTGTTTTCACCTGACCTTCACGATGCAGGTATTGCAGACGGAGCAGAGCGACTTGCTGCACAATGGGGAGTTCTTTTCGATGATGCTGATCATTTTTATCAACATCGTGATCCTGGTGGTGCTGTTCATTGCGGCTTCACCCAAGGTGGGCTGGAGCGATGTTTATGAGGATCTGAGGGGTTTGTTTGGGTGGATGTGGCGGATGGTTTTTTGA
- a CDS encoding EF-hand domain-containing protein, whose translation MKIATLLFFGVLTSSVTLATAQDKGKPKGPGGDRPVPPEVLEKFDADKDGKLSPEERKAAREAREKEFDKDGDGKLNQEEKAAMQEAGRAKMLERFDKDGDGKLSEEERASMPRPPRGEGPPDGGKKGKKGPPDGAKGPKGPPDGGKP comes from the coding sequence ATGAAAATCGCCACCCTGCTCTTCTTTGGAGTCCTCACCTCCTCCGTCACCCTTGCCACCGCCCAAGACAAGGGCAAACCCAAAGGCCCCGGCGGTGATCGCCCTGTCCCACCTGAAGTCCTCGAAAAATTTGATGCCGACAAGGACGGCAAACTCTCCCCCGAAGAACGCAAAGCCGCGCGTGAAGCCCGCGAAAAAGAATTCGACAAGGATGGCGACGGCAAACTCAATCAAGAGGAAAAAGCCGCCATGCAAGAAGCCGGACGCGCGAAGATGCTTGAGCGATTCGACAAAGACGGCGACGGCAAGTTGAGCGAAGAAGAAAGAGCTTCCATGCCCCGCCCACCCCGCGGTGAAGGACCACCCGATGGCGGCAAAAAAGGCAAAAAAGGCCCGCCCGATGGAGCCAAAGGACCCAAAGGTCCACCCGATGGCGGCAAACCTTGA